In Candidatus Epulonipiscium viviparus, one DNA window encodes the following:
- the aspS gene encoding aspartate--tRNA ligase, whose amino-acid sequence MLRTHYCGNIRESNMKSSVKVCGWVNTKRDMGGIIFIDLHDREGTLQIVCDLEMLKDKFKIIEAVKNQSVLQVRGKIRLRDDETINPKIATGTVELYAEDCRLLSEASPLPFSLDEEVREDLRLKYRFLDIRREAMISNLKFRHKIQKLTQDYLDNDGFISVETPMLTKSTPEGARDYLVPSRVHPGEFYALPQSPQIFKQLLMVGGLDKYYQIARCFRDEDLRADRQPEFTQVDMEMSFVEQEDVLRHLEKLFKYIFKHSMNIEFDDRFPRITWKTAMDKYGSDKPDLRFDLPIVDITEVARVCEFSVFRNVVDQGGVVRAICIKGGDVLSRSQIDELTKTAVTFGAKGMAWISLRPDGEIYSILKKYFNESDIQAIIEKTEAKNGDFILFCADKLDIVRKVLGVLRLEIADIFNLRRKDDYKILFVTDFPQFEYSEEEGRYLAMHHPFTMPYLEDISLIETDKGAVRAQAYDVVLNGVELGSGSVRIYDADIQQKMFSALGFSEEEIKERFGFMVDAFKYGTPPHAGFAFGLDRLVMLLVGANSLREVIAFPKTKDASCLMTNAPNLVDDEQLEVLNLGLYTAEGIVKKKAKSNDVDVDVDKVAALAMLSIKEEEKEKLKDDLLSIIEFANQLKEADTSNIKPSTAEVTNVLRTDVVTNINRRDEMLSNAKTKENGMILIKKVIE is encoded by the coding sequence ATGTTAAGGACGCATTATTGTGGAAATATTAGAGAAAGTAATATGAAATCTAGCGTAAAGGTTTGTGGCTGGGTGAATACGAAACGAGATATGGGAGGGATAATTTTTATTGATTTACATGACAGAGAAGGTACGCTGCAAATAGTATGTGACCTGGAAATGCTAAAGGATAAGTTTAAGATAATAGAAGCAGTAAAGAATCAGAGTGTATTGCAAGTGAGGGGAAAAATCCGTCTTAGAGATGATGAAACTATTAATCCAAAGATAGCAACAGGGACGGTGGAGCTTTATGCAGAAGATTGTAGATTATTATCTGAAGCGTCGCCGTTGCCTTTTTCATTAGACGAAGAAGTGCGAGAAGATTTGAGGCTGAAATATAGATTTTTAGATATTCGTCGAGAAGCTATGATAAGCAATTTAAAATTTAGACACAAGATACAGAAATTGACGCAAGATTATTTGGATAACGATGGATTTATTAGTGTGGAAACGCCTATGCTGACTAAGTCGACGCCAGAAGGTGCAAGAGATTATTTGGTACCCAGTCGTGTACATCCAGGAGAATTTTATGCATTGCCACAGTCGCCGCAGATATTCAAGCAATTGCTAATGGTAGGAGGGCTTGATAAGTATTACCAAATTGCAAGATGTTTTAGAGACGAAGATTTGAGGGCAGATAGGCAGCCAGAGTTTACGCAAGTAGATATGGAAATGTCATTTGTAGAGCAAGAAGATGTGCTTAGACATTTGGAAAAGTTGTTTAAGTATATATTTAAACACTCTATGAATATAGAATTTGATGATAGGTTTCCGAGGATTACCTGGAAGACTGCAATGGATAAATATGGCAGCGATAAGCCAGACTTGCGGTTTGATTTGCCAATAGTAGATATTACAGAAGTCGCAAGAGTGTGTGAATTTTCTGTATTTAGAAATGTTGTTGACCAAGGTGGCGTGGTTAGAGCTATTTGTATAAAAGGTGGAGATGTGCTCAGCAGAAGTCAGATTGATGAATTGACAAAGACGGCAGTAACATTTGGAGCAAAAGGTATGGCGTGGATATCACTTCGCCCGGATGGAGAAATATATTCGATATTAAAAAAATATTTTAATGAGAGCGATATTCAAGCAATTATTGAAAAGACAGAAGCGAAAAATGGAGACTTTATATTATTCTGTGCAGATAAATTAGATATAGTTCGCAAAGTTTTGGGAGTGTTGCGCTTAGAAATAGCAGATATATTTAATTTGCGAAGAAAAGATGATTATAAAATTTTGTTTGTAACCGACTTTCCGCAATTTGAATATTCGGAAGAAGAAGGGCGATATTTGGCAATGCACCATCCATTTACAATGCCATATTTAGAAGATATTTCGCTAATAGAAACTGACAAAGGAGCGGTCAGAGCACAAGCTTATGACGTAGTGTTAAATGGAGTTGAATTGGGAAGTGGAAGTGTAAGAATTTATGATGCAGATATACAGCAAAAGATGTTTAGCGCATTAGGATTTTCTGAGGAAGAAATTAAAGAGAGATTTGGGTTTATGGTAGATGCGTTTAAATATGGAACTCCGCCGCATGCAGGATTTGCGTTTGGGTTAGATAGGCTTGTAATGTTGCTAGTGGGAGCAAATTCATTGCGAGAAGTTATAGCATTTCCGAAGACAAAGGATGCTTCTTGCTTGATGACAAATGCACCAAATCTAGTAGATGATGAGCAACTAGAAGTGTTAAATTTAGGACTTTATACAGCGGAGGGTATAGTAAAGAAAAAGGCGAAAAGTAATGATGTAGATGTGGATGTAGATAAAGTGGCGGCATTGGCGATGCTCTCAATTAAAGAAGAAGAAAAGGAGAAGTTGAAAGATGATTTATTGTCGATTATAGAATTTGCAAATCAATTGAAAGAAGCAGATACAAGCAACATTAAGCCGTCGACGGCAGAAGTAACGAATGTGTTAAGAACAGACGTGGTTACAAATATAAATCGCCGAGATGAAATGTTAAGTAATGCAAAAACTAAAGAAAACGGAATGATTTTGATAAAAAAAGTAATAGAATAG
- a CDS encoding Rpn family recombination-promoting nuclease/putative transposase translates to MKQGREVISFDYAMKYILREKSNFDILEGFLYALLNEEVKILEILESENNKNDIDLKSNRVDLLTRDEQNRRMIIEIQYAAESDYLQRLLYETSRTIIDNLPDGARYEEVIKVISISILYFDIGTKCVYKGEMSFRDIKTKENLIPEKADKYIGIKSKKKNYKEIFPEYYLINTRLFNDNVETDLDDWIYMFKNSEVREGATAKSIDKAKERLDVLKMSKKERSKYNNFLDERRKSASQYHTAYTEGIEQGIKQGIKQGIEQGIKQGIEQGIEQNKKEFVKRGLDKKISIAMIAELAELSIEEVKAIIKNLS, encoded by the coding sequence ATGAAACAGGGAAGAGAAGTGATCTCATTTGACTACGCTATGAAGTATATACTAAGAGAGAAGTCAAATTTTGATATATTGGAAGGATTTTTATACGCACTGCTAAACGAAGAAGTAAAAATATTGGAAATATTAGAAAGTGAAAACAATAAAAATGACATTGATTTAAAGTCTAATAGAGTAGATTTGCTAACAAGAGATGAGCAAAATCGAAGAATGATAATAGAAATCCAGTATGCAGCGGAATCGGATTATTTGCAAAGATTGCTATATGAAACAAGTAGAACAATAATAGATAATCTACCAGATGGAGCAAGATACGAAGAAGTAATAAAAGTGATATCGATTAGTATATTGTATTTTGATATAGGAACAAAATGCGTATATAAAGGAGAAATGTCATTCCGAGATATAAAAACAAAGGAAAATTTAATTCCAGAAAAGGCAGACAAATATATAGGAATAAAAAGTAAGAAAAAGAATTATAAAGAAATTTTTCCGGAATATTACTTGATCAATACGAGGCTGTTTAATGATAATGTAGAAACGGATTTAGATGACTGGATATATATGTTTAAAAACAGTGAAGTAAGAGAAGGAGCAACTGCAAAAAGTATTGATAAAGCAAAAGAGCGCTTGGATGTATTAAAAATGAGTAAAAAAGAACGATCTAAATATAACAATTTTCTAGACGAGAGGCGAAAAAGTGCAAGTCAGTATCATACAGCGTATACTGAAGGAATAGAGCAAGGAATAAAACAAGGAATAAAGCAAGGAATAGAGCAAGGAATAAAGCAAGGAATAGAACAAGGAATAGAACAAAATAAAAAAGAATTCGTGAAAAGAGGATTGGATAAAAAAATTAGTATTGCAATGATTGCTGAGTTGGCAGAATTATCAATAGAAGAAGTGAAGGCAATAATTAAAAATTTGAGTTAG
- the gatA gene encoding Asp-tRNA(Asn)/Glu-tRNA(Gln) amidotransferase subunit GatA, which yields MYTVSELSKMLKDKKISSVEVTTEYLAKIDAKDKEIEAFLLVTKEEAMEAAKLADATIAAGNATTLTGIPCAIKDNMCTKGIRTTCGSKMLEDFIPEYDAFVIKKLKVAETVMLGKLNMDEFAMGSSNENSHFHITKNPKNLERVPGGSSGGSAAAVAADMAVFTLGSDTGGSIRQPASFCGVVGMKPTYGSISRNGLVAFASSFDQIGPLTHTVKDSAMVLNAIVGHDKGDSTSRVYKYEDYTKDLEKGVRGLKLAVPKEYLEGDAIQAEVKEAIVAAIKEYEKMGAVVKKVSMPSLKLALPAYYVISSAEASSNLSRFDGVRYGYRTDDYENIEDLYKKSRSEGFGAEVKRRIMLGTFALSAGYYDAYYKKAVEVRALIKQEFDEVFKDSSAIISPVAPTTAYKLGQKTKNPLEMYMGDIYSVPVNIAGVPAISIPCGVDLEELPIGMQLIGNMFSEALLYQIANAYEAR from the coding sequence ATGTATACAGTTTCAGAATTAAGTAAAATGCTTAAAGATAAAAAAATTTCATCGGTTGAAGTAACAACAGAATATTTGGCAAAAATAGATGCGAAGGATAAAGAGATAGAAGCCTTTTTGCTAGTGACCAAGGAAGAGGCAATGGAGGCGGCTAAACTGGCGGACGCAACAATAGCGGCAGGGAACGCAACAACGCTAACTGGAATCCCTTGCGCAATAAAAGATAATATGTGTACCAAGGGAATTCGCACTACTTGTGGTTCAAAAATGTTGGAGGATTTTATTCCAGAATATGATGCGTTTGTAATAAAAAAATTGAAGGTCGCAGAAACGGTAATGCTAGGCAAGTTGAATATGGATGAATTTGCTATGGGTTCATCAAATGAGAATTCGCATTTTCATATAACAAAAAATCCCAAAAATCTTGAAAGAGTGCCAGGTGGAAGCAGTGGAGGCTCGGCTGCAGCAGTGGCGGCGGATATGGCGGTCTTTACACTAGGGAGTGACACAGGAGGATCGATAAGGCAGCCCGCATCATTTTGTGGAGTGGTCGGGATGAAGCCTACGTATGGCTCGATTTCTAGAAATGGATTGGTGGCGTTTGCATCATCGTTTGACCAAATTGGACCATTAACTCATACGGTAAAAGATTCAGCCATGGTGTTAAACGCAATTGTGGGACATGATAAAGGTGACTCAACTTCTAGAGTGTATAAATATGAAGATTATACAAAAGATTTGGAAAAAGGAGTTCGAGGATTAAAGCTTGCAGTACCGAAAGAATATCTGGAAGGTGACGCTATTCAAGCAGAAGTGAAAGAGGCAATTGTAGCGGCAATAAAAGAGTACGAGAAAATGGGGGCAGTGGTGAAAAAAGTTTCTATGCCATCGTTAAAGTTGGCGCTACCTGCCTATTATGTAATTTCTAGCGCTGAAGCATCTTCAAATTTGTCGCGATTTGATGGGGTCAGATATGGTTATAGAACTGATGACTATGAAAATATTGAGGACTTGTATAAAAAATCTCGAAGCGAGGGCTTTGGAGCAGAAGTTAAGCGTCGAATCATGCTAGGAACATTTGCGTTGAGTGCAGGATATTATGACGCATACTATAAAAAAGCCGTAGAAGTGAGAGCACTGATAAAGCAAGAGTTTGATGAAGTATTTAAAGATAGCAGTGCAATAATCTCGCCTGTGGCACCAACAACGGCATATAAACTTGGGCAGAAGACAAAAAATCCTTTGGAGATGTATATGGGAGATATTTATTCTGTGCCAGTGAATATAGCTGGAGTGCCGGCAATCAGCATTCCGTGTGGAGTAGATTTGGAGGAGTTGCCTATAGGAATGCAACTGATTGGAAATATGTTTAGTGAAGCTTTATTATATCAAATTGCAAATGCTTATGAAGCACGTTAG
- the gatB gene encoding Asp-tRNA(Asn)/Glu-tRNA(Gln) amidotransferase subunit GatB: protein MYEMVIGLEVHCELNTETKIFCGCKTTFGAEPNTQVCPVCMGMPGTLPVLNEKVVNYAIKAGLATKCKIRAVSKQDRKNYFYPDLPKAYQISQFDEPLCERGYIEIETEGGSKKIGITRIHIEEDAGKLIHDKEKGTFIDSNRCGVPLIEIVSEPDMRSSLEAVAYFKKLRAIILYTGISDCKMNEGSLRCDVNLSVRKKGEEKFGTRTEMKNLNSFTFIQKAIEYEFKRQVDIVKAGGEVVQETRRYDQATGKTYSMRTKEDSNDYRYFPDPDLAPIVTSKEKIQKLKKEIPPLPDERKQKYMQNYGLNAYDAELLTNEKEVANYFEKAAVYAKNKKILANLIITEVLKMVEDDKIKISYKSIADISNLASGDKINSSVAKKLIKDAWDKNIDVNKYVEENDLLQINDKVLLKKLVLEAIKADPKSVAAYKAGKSIVIKSFIGKIMGKTGGRANPVVVSKLLEKELSK from the coding sequence ATGTACGAAATGGTAATAGGACTTGAGGTCCATTGTGAATTAAATACAGAGACAAAAATATTTTGCGGATGCAAGACAACGTTTGGGGCGGAGCCTAATACGCAGGTTTGCCCGGTGTGTATGGGAATGCCAGGAACGCTTCCGGTGTTGAATGAAAAAGTGGTAAATTATGCCATTAAGGCGGGGCTTGCAACAAAATGTAAGATACGAGCCGTATCAAAGCAAGATAGAAAAAATTATTTTTATCCCGACTTGCCTAAGGCATATCAAATATCACAGTTTGATGAACCACTTTGCGAGAGAGGATATATAGAAATAGAAACAGAAGGTGGATCAAAAAAAATAGGAATAACAAGGATTCACATAGAAGAAGATGCCGGGAAGCTGATTCATGACAAAGAAAAAGGAACGTTTATAGATAGCAATAGATGCGGGGTACCGTTGATAGAAATTGTATCAGAACCAGACATGAGAAGTTCATTAGAAGCAGTTGCATATTTCAAAAAGTTACGTGCAATAATATTGTATACAGGGATTTCTGATTGTAAAATGAACGAAGGATCCTTGAGATGCGATGTTAACTTGTCTGTGCGAAAGAAAGGAGAAGAAAAGTTTGGAACACGTACAGAAATGAAGAATTTAAACTCGTTTACGTTTATTCAAAAAGCAATAGAATACGAATTTAAGAGACAAGTTGATATTGTGAAAGCTGGAGGTGAAGTTGTACAAGAAACAAGGCGATATGACCAAGCTACGGGAAAAACATATTCTATGAGAACAAAGGAAGATTCAAACGATTACCGATATTTTCCGGACCCAGATTTGGCGCCAATAGTAACTTCAAAAGAAAAAATTCAGAAATTGAAAAAGGAAATACCGCCATTGCCAGATGAAAGAAAGCAAAAGTATATGCAAAATTATGGACTGAACGCTTACGATGCGGAATTGCTAACAAATGAAAAAGAGGTTGCAAATTATTTTGAAAAGGCAGCAGTATATGCTAAAAATAAAAAAATACTAGCAAACTTGATTATTACAGAAGTTCTGAAAATGGTAGAAGATGATAAAATCAAAATTTCGTATAAAAGCATAGCCGATATTTCTAACCTAGCCAGCGGCGACAAAATTAATAGTAGCGTTGCCAAGAAGTTGATAAAAGATGCGTGGGACAAAAATATCGATGTAAATAAGTACGTGGAAGAAAATGATCTACTTCAAATCAATGACAAGGTATTGCTAAAAAAATTGGTATTAGAGGCAATAAAGGCAGATCCTAAGTCTGTGGCTGCGTATAAAGCGGGTAAAAGTATTGTTATTAAATCGTTTATTGGCAAAATAATGGGAAAAACTGGTGGAAGAGCAAATCCTGTAGTGGTTAGTAAATTACTAGAGAAAGAACTGTCAAAATAA
- a CDS encoding ABC transporter substrate-binding protein, translated as MKRFAAIVILCAILILGCWWFFGAEESEVVTPEKVSEKVDQLSDRPSELRKLIDRSGAEIEALDNYFRVVSYAPAITELLVDLGYGDRIVAITSYDKGDGVVGEPKVFDMVNPDMEGLLVLEPDLILVGELTAEGGADPLIEFRKMGTTVASFPTANTIADIYLDLEFMGELLGEKETADALVQDMKRQIAEISAITDKIEDKKSVYFEISPAPYMYSTGDETYLNQMISIAGGENVFADDQTSWISVTDEMVIAANPDVIITNVTYVDDAVAEIEKRNGWGDITAIKNGEVFLVENNPTSLPTRNILTGIREMAKDMYPELF; from the coding sequence ATGAAAAGATTTGCGGCGATAGTAATACTCTGTGCCATTTTAATTTTGGGATGTTGGTGGTTCTTTGGAGCCGAAGAATCGGAGGTAGTAACTCCAGAAAAAGTTAGTGAGAAGGTGGATCAGTTATCGGATCGGCCATCGGAGTTGCGAAAGTTGATAGATAGAAGTGGTGCTGAAATAGAGGCATTGGATAACTACTTTAGAGTGGTTTCATATGCACCAGCAATAACCGAGCTATTAGTGGATTTAGGGTATGGTGACAGAATTGTTGCGATAACAAGTTATGACAAAGGAGATGGTGTAGTAGGAGAACCTAAAGTATTCGACATGGTAAATCCTGACATGGAAGGGCTGCTTGTATTAGAGCCAGACTTAATCTTGGTGGGAGAATTGACTGCCGAGGGCGGTGCGGATCCATTAATAGAATTCAGAAAAATGGGAACCACTGTTGCAAGCTTTCCTACCGCTAACACTATAGCAGATATATATTTAGATTTGGAGTTTATGGGAGAATTGCTGGGAGAAAAAGAGACGGCAGATGCTTTGGTTCAAGATATGAAAAGGCAAATAGCGGAGATATCGGCTATTACAGATAAAATCGAAGATAAAAAGAGTGTCTACTTTGAAATTTCTCCTGCTCCATATATGTATAGTACAGGAGACGAAACCTATTTAAACCAAATGATATCTATTGCAGGAGGAGAGAACGTCTTTGCAGATGATCAAACGTCTTGGATTAGTGTAACAGATGAGATGGTGATTGCGGCAAATCCTGATGTCATTATTACAAACGTAACGTATGTAGATGATGCTGTTGCGGAAATTGAAAAGAGAAATGGCTGGGGAGATATTACAGCAATAAAAAATGGAGAAGTGTTTTTAGTGGAGAACAACCCAACTTCGTTACCTACTAGAAATATTTTGACCGGAATTAGAGAGATGGCAAAGGATATGTATCCAGAGTTATTTTAA
- a CDS encoding FecCD family ABC transporter permease, translating to MKVKMGITVVLVVIAIILGIGIGSVFVPPADVVSIILHKLFGVALSESVTAPEVSIVWNIRTVRTLMAFVVGAALSASGSAMQSVLQNPLASSYTLGVSAGASVAASICIIGGFSFFGILTLPLLGMTFGILTVFAVVAVSTKLDRQISNITIVLVGMVISLFLSAVMSILIAVFKNQAERIILWQMGSFAGNQPIELVIVTVISVIGIFVLCIKSRELDILSFGEEQAFSMGIDVKKAKWGILIFAAGLTGCAISFVGIIGFIDLIAPHVTRRIFGVSHRIVIPMSAMFGGLFMVGCDICSRVIANPIELPVGAVTALIGAPFFMYIFFKKDSKEGRVDA from the coding sequence ATGAAAGTTAAGATGGGGATAACTGTTGTTTTGGTTGTAATAGCGATTATTTTGGGAATCGGAATAGGTTCTGTTTTTGTTCCACCTGCAGATGTGGTATCGATAATTTTGCATAAGCTTTTTGGCGTAGCATTGAGCGAAAGTGTAACTGCTCCAGAGGTAAGCATCGTATGGAACATAAGAACTGTGAGAACTTTGATGGCATTTGTGGTGGGAGCTGCGCTATCGGCATCTGGCTCTGCTATGCAATCGGTATTGCAAAATCCCTTGGCATCGTCGTATACATTGGGTGTTTCGGCTGGTGCAAGCGTTGCTGCTAGCATTTGCATTATAGGTGGATTTTCATTTTTTGGAATTTTGACATTGCCGCTCTTGGGAATGACTTTCGGAATTTTAACGGTATTTGCGGTGGTGGCTGTATCGACAAAACTGGATCGCCAGATAAGTAATATTACGATAGTGTTAGTAGGAATGGTGATATCGCTATTTTTGAGTGCGGTGATGTCTATTTTAATTGCAGTATTTAAAAATCAAGCGGAAAGAATTATATTGTGGCAGATGGGGAGCTTTGCAGGAAATCAGCCCATTGAGCTTGTCATTGTTACTGTGATTTCGGTTATAGGAATATTTGTATTGTGTATAAAATCACGCGAGCTAGATATTTTGAGTTTTGGAGAAGAGCAGGCGTTTTCTATGGGCATTGATGTTAAGAAAGCCAAGTGGGGGATACTTATATTTGCTGCAGGACTGACGGGCTGCGCTATTTCATTTGTGGGAATAATTGGATTTATCGATCTGATAGCACCGCATGTTACGAGAAGAATTTTTGGAGTCAGTCATAGAATTGTGATACCCATGTCTGCTATGTTTGGAGGGCTTTTTATGGTTGGATGCGACATTTGCTCGCGAGTTATTGCAAATCCAATCGAATTGCCAGTGGGAGCAGTGACCGCGCTGATTGGTGCACCGTTTTTTATGTATATATTTTTTAAAAAAGATAGCAAGGAGGGCAGGGTCGATGCTTGA
- a CDS encoding ABC transporter ATP-binding protein has protein sequence MLDIKNLRTGYDKQMVLKDVSLKVSLGENLCILGSNGSGKTTLLKAISGVLQYEGSIVLFGKEVSEQKPIELSKKIARLSQMTNIYFPYTVYDTVMLGRYNQLSKNVFEKPAKLHYEYVDYCLHAVGAYELKDRRINTLSGGQLQKVLMARALAQEPKVILLDEPSNHLDLKSQMELFTFLAEWSADGEHSVIAVLHDVLQGLRFFDRLLLLRRGMIQFDGSADAVQYDQLKNAYGFDVVAYLKQMQEKLNAL, from the coding sequence ATGCTTGATATAAAAAACTTGAGGACAGGATACGATAAGCAAATGGTTTTGAAAGATGTAAGTCTCAAAGTATCTCTGGGAGAAAATTTATGTATATTGGGTTCAAATGGTTCTGGAAAAACAACGCTTCTCAAGGCAATTAGCGGAGTTTTACAATATGAAGGAAGCATTGTATTGTTTGGAAAAGAAGTGAGCGAGCAAAAGCCAATTGAGTTGAGCAAAAAAATAGCCCGCCTATCGCAGATGACAAATATATATTTTCCATACACTGTCTATGATACTGTAATGTTGGGTAGGTATAATCAGCTTTCAAAAAATGTTTTCGAGAAGCCTGCGAAATTGCATTATGAATATGTTGATTATTGCCTACATGCGGTGGGAGCGTATGAGTTAAAAGATAGGCGCATCAATACCCTCTCAGGGGGGCAACTACAGAAGGTGCTGATGGCACGGGCATTGGCGCAAGAACCAAAAGTGATTTTGCTAGATGAGCCTTCCAATCATTTGGATCTAAAAAGTCAGATGGAATTATTCACATTTTTGGCAGAGTGGAGCGCTGACGGTGAGCATTCGGTGATAGCGGTGCTACATGATGTGCTGCAGGGATTGCGATTTTTTGATAGACTGCTGCTGCTACGACGCGGGATGATTCAGTTTGATGGATCAGCGGATGCGGTACAGTATGATCAATTAAAGAATGCGTATGGATTTGATGTAGTTGCCTATCTTAAGCAAATGCAAGAAAAACTAAATGCGCTGTAG
- a CDS encoding FAD-dependent oxidoreductase, protein MRKFYMITIFLFCMTFNIFAADFDVAVIGTDPEGIAAAVSSARNGMHTLLIDTRDKVGGLFTLGGLNSLDMNYSLDGTLLTQGIFEEFFLAIHPENAFAGFWDKRDSFDIATVEKIFLSMIAAEDNITLILNADDILPAVTENKITHITANNTIFTANVFIDATQDADIAAAAGVPYTIGGMDINNPTQIQAITQVFKIDNVDWAALRDGIYSDTAYYQAEMNAYSAWGFLDIMRAYTPAYPDNVKVRGLNVGLQNDNSVLINAMQLIGFDPLNQSELSAAKNIAADECEHIAAYIIANIPGFANATYGGITEELYVRESRHIIGEYTLSASDMMSHMNFSDKIAWGSYPIDIQTTSIDNWGYIIGDPDAYSIPFRSIIPKVIDNLLIASRSASYHSIGFGSVRVVPIGMAIGEAAGVAAAYAVNTNATFRDFAYNSSMISQIQQQLIAQGAFLADLDLPYAYEGHPFSNGISYAYNAGIIIGSYNNDIHLNDLAAAPDVIEAFHKFIRIEEISMPLNEAYLQNEYVTTIQLVFAIFEMLSIADTNIDKRIVLHDAGIISEQLFHNMNNQVMITYADLYQALYEISQYLKTA, encoded by the coding sequence ATGAGAAAATTTTATATGATAACAATCTTTTTATTTTGTATGACCTTTAACATCTTTGCAGCAGACTTTGACGTTGCTGTTATAGGCACAGACCCCGAAGGCATTGCCGCGGCCGTAAGCAGTGCTAGAAACGGAATGCACACACTGCTTATCGATACTCGCGACAAAGTTGGAGGCTTATTTACACTAGGAGGTCTAAATTCTCTAGACATGAATTATTCATTGGATGGTACTCTATTGACGCAAGGGATTTTTGAAGAATTTTTTCTTGCTATTCACCCCGAAAATGCTTTCGCTGGATTTTGGGACAAACGCGATTCATTTGATATTGCAACAGTCGAGAAAATTTTCTTATCAATGATCGCAGCTGAGGACAACATCACGCTTATTCTCAATGCCGACGACATTTTGCCCGCTGTTACAGAAAATAAAATCACACATATAACTGCTAACAATACTATATTTACAGCCAACGTCTTTATCGATGCCACACAAGATGCGGACATTGCGGCGGCCGCTGGAGTTCCCTATACAATCGGCGGGATGGACATTAATAATCCTACACAAATTCAGGCAATCACACAGGTATTTAAAATAGATAACGTCGATTGGGCCGCACTGCGAGACGGAATTTATTCTGATACGGCCTATTATCAAGCCGAAATGAATGCGTATTCAGCCTGGGGATTTTTAGATATAATGAGAGCATACACGCCTGCTTATCCAGACAATGTAAAAGTTCGAGGATTAAATGTGGGGCTACAAAACGACAATTCGGTACTCATCAATGCTATGCAGCTCATAGGCTTTGACCCTCTTAACCAATCTGAATTAAGCGCCGCCAAAAACATAGCTGCAGACGAATGCGAACACATTGCGGCATATATAATTGCAAATATTCCTGGATTTGCCAATGCAACATATGGCGGCATAACAGAAGAACTATACGTACGCGAATCCAGACATATCATCGGCGAATATACTCTCAGTGCCAGCGACATGATGAGCCACATGAATTTTTCTGACAAGATTGCTTGGGGCAGTTACCCAATCGATATTCAAACTACTAGCATAGACAACTGGGGCTACATCATTGGCGATCCCGATGCATATAGCATTCCATTTCGTTCCATCATCCCCAAAGTAATCGACAACCTCCTCATCGCCAGCAGAAGTGCCAGCTACCACAGCATTGGCTTTGGCAGTGTTCGAGTTGTGCCTATCGGAATGGCTATTGGGGAAGCAGCTGGCGTGGCCGCAGCATACGCGGTAAATACCAACGCTACTTTTCGAGACTTCGCTTATAATTCTTCTATGATCTCTCAAATACAGCAACAACTTATTGCCCAGGGAGCATTTTTGGCCGACCTCGACTTGCCTTATGCCTACGAGGGGCATCCATTTTCTAACGGTATCTCCTACGCCTATAATGCAGGAATCATAATCGGCAGCTACAATAACGACATTCACCTAAACGACCTTGCGGCTGCGCCAGATGTTATAGAAGCTTTTCACAAATTTATTCGCATTGAGGAAATCTCGATGCCATTAAACGAAGCCTATCTTCAAAACGAATATGTAACCACAATTCAGCTCGTCTTTGCTATCTTCGAAATGCTTTCCATAGCTGATACCAACATTGACAAACGCATCGTGTTACATGACGCCGGCATAATTTCTGAGCAACTTTTTCACAATATGAATAATCAGGTTATGATCACTTATGCAGATCTCTATCAAGCACTATACGAAATAAGTCAGTATCTAAAAACGGCATAG